In Mus musculus strain C57BL/6J chromosome 9, GRCm38.p6 C57BL/6J, one genomic interval encodes:
- the Dclk3 gene encoding serine/threonine-protein kinase DCLK3: protein MPAAPVLRPPPPPATPAPPAPSRPAPPIPGHRGPCDHSLKCLSSKISERKLPGPWLPAGRGPLEKPVLGPRGAVMPLFSPQSSLHSVRAEHSPLKPRVVTVVKLGGQPLRKATLLLNRRSVQTFEQLLSDISEALGFPRWKNDRVRKLFTLKGREVKSVSDFFREGDAFIAMGKEPLTLKSIQLAMEELYPKNRALALAPHSRVPSPRLRSRLPSKLLKGSHRCGEAGSYSAEMESKAVSRHQGKTSTVLAPEDKARAQKWVRGKQESEPGGPPSPGAATQEETHASGEKHLGVEIEKTSGEIVRCEKCKRERELQLGLQREPCPLGTSELDLGRAQKRDSEKLVRTKSCRRPSEAKSTDGEEGWKGDSHRGSPRDPPQELRRPNSNSDKKEIRGSESQDSHPQGAPKAQKDLVEGPPAVEEGPIDMRREDRHTCRSKHAAWLRREQQAEPPQLPRTRGEEKQAEHEKKPGGLGERRAPEKESKRKLEEKRPERPSGRKPRPKGIISADVEKHYDIGGVIGDGNFATVKECRHRETKQAYAMKMIDKSQLKGKEDIVDSEILIIQSLSHPNIVKLHEVYETEAEIYLIMEYVQGGDLFDAIVENVKFPEPEAAVMITDLCKALVHMHDKNIVHRDVKPENLLVQRNEDKSITLKLADFGLAKYVVRPIFTVCGTPTYVAPEILSEKGYGLEVDMWAAGVILYILLCGFPPFRSPERDQDELFNIIQVGQFEFLSPYWDNISDAAKDLVRNLLEVDPKKRYTAEQVLQHPWIEMVGHTNTGNSQKEESPNS from the exons GCCACCGAGGCCCATGTGACCATTCTCTGAAATGCTTAAGCTCGAAGATCTCTGAGAGAAAGCTGCCAGGCCCCTGGTTACCTGCGGGACGAGGACCTCTGGAGAAGCCAGTTCTGGGGCCACGTGGTGCCGTCATGCCGCTGTTCAGCCCTCAGAGCAGCCTCCACTCAGTCCGCGCAGAGCACAGCCCACTGAAGCCCAGGGTGGTGACGGTGGTGAAGCTGGGTGGGCAGCCCCTCCGTAAGgccaccctgctcctcaaccgGCGCTCAGTGCAGACCTTTGAGCAGCTCCTATCAGACATCTCCGAAGCCTTGGGCTTCCCACGCTGGAAGAACGACCGTGTGCGGAAGCTGTTCACcctcaagggcagggaggtgaaGAGTGTGTCTGACTTCTTCCGGGAGGGTGATGCTTTCATAGCTATGGGCAAAGAGCCGCTGACATTGAAGAGTATCCAGTTGGCCATGGAGGAGCTGTATCCTAAGAACCGGGCTCTTGCCCTGGCCCCTCACAGTAGAGTCCCCTCCCCAAGGCTGAGAAGCAGACTTCCCAGCAAGCTTCTGAAAGGAAGTCACCGCTGTGGGGAGGCAGGAAGCTATAGCGCGGAAATGGAGAGTAAGGCAGTCTCTAGGCATCAGGGCAAGACTTCCACAGTGCTGGCCCCAGAAGACAAGGCGAGGGCCCAGAAGTGGGTAAGAGGGAAACAGGAGTCAGAACCTGGTGGCCCGCCTTCACCCGGGGCAGCCACTCAGGAGGAGACTCATGCAAGTGGAGAGAAACATCTGGGGGTGGAGATCGAAAAGACCTCCGGGGAGATTGTCAGATGTGAGAagtgtaagagagaaagagagctgcAGTTGGGCCTGCAGAGGGAGCCGTGCCCGCTGGGAACCAGTGAGCTGGACCTGGGGAGAGCTCAGAAGAGGGATTCCGAGAAGTTGGTGAGGACCAAGAGCTGCAGGAGGCCTTCTGAGGCAAAATCTACAGATGGAGAGGAAGGGTGGAAGGGTGACAGCCATCGGGGCAGTCCCAGGGACCCCCCTCAGGAACTGAGGAGGCCCAACAGCAACTCAGACAAGAAAGAGATCAGAGGCTCAGAAAGTCAGGACAGTCATCCTCAGGGGGCACCCAAGGCCCAGAAGGACCTCGTGGAAGGGCCACCAGCTGTAGAGGAGGGGCCGATAGACATGAGGAGAGAGGACCGGCACACATGCAGGAGCAAGCATGCCGCCTGGCTCCGGAGAGAGCAGCAGGCCGAACCCCCACAGCTCCCCAGAACCCGAGGGGAGGAGAAGCAAGCAGAGCACGAGAAGAAGCCAGGCGGCTTAGGAGAGAGGAGGGCGCCAGAGAAGGAGTCTAAGAGGAAGCTAGAAGAGAAGAGGCCAGAACGACCCAGTGGCCGGAAGCCGAGGCCCAAGGGCATCATCTCAGCGGATGTGGAGAAGCACTATGACATAGGTGGGGTCATTGGGGATGGCAACTTTGCCACCGTGAAGGAATGCAGGCACCGAGAGACCAAGCAGGCTTACGCCATGAAGATGATTGACAAGTCCCAGCTGAAGGGTAAGGAGGACATTGTCGACAGTGAGATTTTAATCATCcagagtctctctcatcccaacATTGTGAAACTGCACGAGGTCTACGAGACGGAGGCGGAGATCTACCTGATCATGGAGTATGTGCAGGGAGGGGACCTTTTTGATGCCATCGTTGAAAATGTGAAGTTTCCAGAGCCCGAGGCTGCAGTTATGATCACAGACTTGTGTAAGGCCCTCGTCCACATGCACGACAAGAATATCGTCCACCGGGACGTGAAACCAGAAAACCTCCTG GTTCAGCGAAATGAAGACAAGTCTATCACCTTGAAGCTGGCTGATTTTGGCTTGGCCAAATATGTGGTGAGGCCTATATTTACTGTGTGTGGGACGCCAACATATGTAGCTCCTGAAATTCTTTCTGAGAAAG GTTACGGCCTGGAGGTGGACATGTGGGCGGCAGGTGTGATCCTATACATCCTCTTGTGTGGCTTCCCCCCTTTCCGAAGTCCTGAGAGGGACCAAGACGAGCTCTTCAACATCATCCAAGTGGGCCAGTTTGAGTTCCTCTCTCCTTACTGGGACAACATTTCTGATG CTGCCAAAGATCTGGTGAGAAATTTGCTGGAGGTGGACCCTAAGAAGCGGTACACGGCCGAACAGGTCCTACAGCATCCCTGGATTGAGATGGTTGGGCATACCAACACAGGGAACTCACAGAAGGAGGAGTCCCCCAACAGTTAG